The Sebastes umbrosus isolate fSebUmb1 chromosome 4, fSebUmb1.pri, whole genome shotgun sequence genome has a window encoding:
- the dus2 gene encoding tRNA-dihydrouridine(20) synthase [NAD(P)+]-like — protein sequence MSRLSFRNITALAPMVRVGTLPMRLLALEYGADVVYCEELIDIKMAQCHRVVNEVLETVDFVAPDDRVMFRTCEREKDRVVFQMGTADPDRALTVARLVEKDVAAVDVNMGCPKEYSTKGGMGAALLSDPDKIEAILRKLVTGVSIPVTCKIRILPSLEETISLVRRIEKTGVAAVAVHGRLKEERPRHPLHCDYIQAVARAVSIPVIANGGSLDLVKINADIEDFRKATGASSVMLARAAMWNASVFSNQGPLPLERVMEDYLKYAIRYNNHAFNTKYCLCQMLRDKVESPLGKQLQAAQNNAEISEAYGLQELYQQTQEQLKAKRDALQSSSQPDRLVMDGDVTTMAVKFERREYPPHITPKMFLLEWTRKEKLEQPLYEMAQRSQDRAFQSTVTIAEKKYRSSLWEKSKKFAEQAAAVVCLRVLEIPEGRIGEEDSGLVCKRKREGKLNGTTEEEGSNKRHVADILQETDNSKSATVANGDHHKAEQP from the exons ATGAGCAGGCTGAGCTTCAGAAACATCACCGCCCTGGCACCGATGGTCCGGGTGGGCACTCTGCCCATGAGGCTGCTGGCTCTGGAATACGGAGCTGATGTGGTTTACTGTGAG GAGTTGATCGACATCAAAATGGCCCAGTGTCATCGGGTGGTGAACG AGGTGCTGGAGACGGTGGATTTTGTCGCCCCAGATGATCGAGTGATGTTCAGGACCTGTGAGAGGGAGAAGGACAGAGTTGTCTTCCAGATG GGAACTGCTGACCCGGACAGAGCGCTGACCGTGGCCCGGCTTGT GGAGAAGGACGTGGCTGCTGTCGATGTGAATATGGGCTGTCCAAAAGAATACTCCACTAAG GGCGGGATGGGAGCTGCTCTACTGTCAGATCCCGATAAGATCGAGGCG ATCCTCAGGAAGCTCGTCACAGGAGTCTCCATACCGGTCACCTGTAAAATCCGAATCCTGCCTTCG TTGGAGGAGACGATCAGTCTGGTCCGGAGAATCGAGAAGACGGGCGTCGCTGCTGTCGCTGTTCACGGCAG GTTGAAGGAGGAGCGTCCTCGCCACCCGCTCCACTGCGACTACATCCAGGCCGTCGCTCGGGCTGTTTCCATCCCCGTCATCGCCAA CGGAGGTTCTCTGGATCTGGTGAAGATCAACGCCGACATCGAGGACTTCAGGAAGGCGACGGGCGCCTCGTCGGTCATGTTGGCTCGTGCCGCCATGTGGAACGCATCAGTGTTCAGCAACCAGGGACCACTTCCTCTGGAGAGGGTCATGGAGGACTACCTCAAATAT GCGATCCGGTACAACAACCACGCCTTCAACACAAAGTACTGTCTGTGTCAGATGCTGAGAGACAAGGTGGAGTCTCCTCTGGGGAAGCAGCTGCAGGCGGCTCAGAACAACGCCGAGATCAG CGAGGCGTACGGGCTGCAGGAGCTTTACCAGCAGACCCAGGAACAGCTGAAGGCCAAGAGGGACGccctgcagagcagcagccagcCGGACCGACTCGTGATGGACGGAGACGTCACCACCATGGCTGTCAAGTTTGAGCG GAGAGAGTATCCACCTCACATCACTCCAAAGATGTTCCTGCTGGAGTGGACCCGcaaggagaagctggagcagccGCTGTATGAGATG gcGCAGCGCTCTCAGGATCGAGCCTTTCAATCGACCGTGACCATAGCAGAGAAGAAATACAGATCTTCACTGtg GGAGAAGTCGAAGAAATTTGCCGAACAAGCGGCCGCCGTCGTCTGTCTGCGAGTCCTGGAAATACCGGAGGGTCGCATCGGTGAGGAAGACTCCGGCCTGGTCTgcaagaggaagagggagggaaagcTGAACGGCAccacagaggaagaggggagcAATAAACGACACGTGGCCGATATCCTACAGGAAACGGACAACTCCAAGAGCGCTACTGTGGCCAACGGTGACCATCACAAAGCAGAACAACCGTAG